In Gossypium arboreum isolate Shixiya-1 chromosome 6, ASM2569848v2, whole genome shotgun sequence, the following are encoded in one genomic region:
- the LOC108484871 gene encoding uncharacterized acetyltransferase At3g50280-like, with protein sequence MEQSTVRIISECYVTPQHVSDQSKQPYYLTTWDLVMLSVQYIQKGLLYTKPENSCEENLINNVLDRLKHSLSIALVHFYPLSGRLVTRIEENPKSHFVFVDCNNSPGAKFIHAAVGLSVSDIVSPTYVPLVVQSFFDHDRAINYDGHTTPLLSIQVTELVDGVFIGCSMNHVLGDGATFWHFFNTLSEIFQAQGDTKMKISRPPVLEKWFPEGHGPLLNLPFTNQDEFITRFEAPELLERMFHFSAKSIAKLKERANTESNTTKISSFQSLSAFVWRSITKARRFPNETVTGCRLAINNRSRLEPALPLDYFGNSIQSVRAVTTAGELLDNNLGWAARKLHQAVVNHTDKQVRGFVNGWLDSPFIYQIAQLFDPQSVMFGSSPRFNMYENEFGLGKALMLRSGYAHKFDGKVSSYPGREGGGSVDLEICLPPSSMKALELDEEFMSVVSCGGIDI encoded by the coding sequence ATGGAACAATCAACAGTTCGAATCATCTCAGAATGTTATGTTACACCACAACATGTTTCTGATCAATCAAAACAGCCTTACTATTTGACAACATGGGATCTTGTTATGTTGTCTGTACAGTACATCCAAAAGGGTCTTCTCTATACCAAACCAGAGAATAGTTGTGAAGAAAACTTGATCAACAATGTCTTGGACCGGCTCAAGCATTCCCTTTCCATTGCCCTCGTTCATTTCTATCCCTTATCAGGTCGGCTCGTAACGAGAATAGAAGAAAACCCAAAGTCTCATTTCGTGTTTGTGGATTGTAATAACAGCCCAGGAGCCAAATTTATACATGCAGCTGTTGGTTTATCTGTGTCCGACATTGTTTCACCTACATATGTTCCGTTGGTTGTTCAATCGTTCTTCGATCATGATCGAGCAATCAACTATGATGGTCACACCACACCTTTGTTATCGATTCAGGTCACCGAACTGGTAGATGGGGTGTTCATAGGTTGTTCAATGAACCATGTTCTTGGTGATGGAGCTACCTTTTGGCATTTCTTCAACACATTATCCGAAATATTTCAAGCTCAAGGAGATACTAAAATGAAAATCTCACGTCCGCCAGTGCTAGAGAAGTGGTTTCCAGAGGGTCATGGTCCATTACTTAACCTTCCTTTCACCAACCAAGATGAGTTCATCACTAGATTTGAAGCACCCGAGCTTTTAGAGAGAATGTTCCATTTCTCAGCAAAATCCATTGCAAAGCTCAAAGAAAGGGCTAACACAGAATCCAACACCACCAAAATCTCCTCCTTTCAATCTTTATCTGCATTTGTATGGCGATCTATAACAAAGGCACGTCGTTTCCCAAACGAAACAGTCACTGGTTGTAGGTTAGCTATAAACAATAGGTCAAGGCTAGAACCAGCTTTACCCCTAGATTACTTTGGAAACTCAATTCAATCTGTTAGAGCAGTGACCACAGCCGGTGAACTGCTCGACAATAATCTCGGTTGGGCTGCTAGGAAACTACACCAAGCTGTGGTTAACCATACAGATAAACAAGTGCGTGGTTTCGTCAATGGTTGGCTTGATTCACCCTTCATTTACCAGATTGCTCAGCTTTTTGACCCACAAAGTGTGATGTTTGGAAGCTCGCCGAGGTTCAACATGTATGAAAATGAGTTTGGGTTAGGGAAAGCATTGATGCTTCGAAGCGGATATGCCCATAAGTTTGATGGGAAAGTTTCGTCGTATCCAGGACGTGAAGGTGGTGGAAGTGTTGACTTGGAAATTTGCCTTCCACCATCTTCAATGAAAGCTCTTGAATTAGATGAAGAGTTCATGAGTGTTGTTTCTTGTGGTGGAATTGatatttga